A window of Streptosporangiales bacterium genomic DNA:
GCGATCACCAAGGCGGTAGGCGCCGAGAGCGGCCGGAAGGTCGACCTCACCGAGGCGTGACCGGCGACCGTCGACCTCCGCAGCCGTTTGGTTGACCATTCGACGACCCGCAGCGCCCGCCTGTCGCAGGCCGCCAGGCAGCTGTCGACAGCTGCGCGGCCGGTCGGCAGGATGGGCGGCTGACGGAAACCGCTAATGGGGGCGGATACGGAGGTCGACGGTGCTGAGCTTCCTCGATCGGGAACGGACAGTCGCTGGACCTGAGTACACCCGCTGGTTGTTCCCTCCCGCGGCGCTCGCGGTGCACCTCTCCATCGGCCAGGTTTATGCGACGAGCGTGTACAAGACGGCGCTAGTCACACATTTCGGGACGTCGCAGACGGCCATCGGGGTCATCTTCTCGATCGCCATCGTGATGCTCGGCCTGTCCGCGGCGGTGCTCGGCACCTGGGTGGACAAGAACGGCCCGCGCAAGGCGATGTTCACCGCCGGGTGCTGCTGGGGCGCGGGCTTCCTCATCGGCGGCCTCGGCATCGCCACCAAGCAGCTGTGGCTGGTGTACCTCGGCTACGGGTTCATCGGCGGCATCGGGCTCGGCATCGGCTACATCTCGCCGGTGTCGACACTCATCAAGTGGTTCCCCGACCGTCCGGGGCTGGCGACCGGTCTGGCGATCATGGGGTTCGGTGGCGGTGCGATGGTGGCGAGCCCGCTGTCCGGGCAGCTGATGGCGTTCTTCGACGGCAACTACGACCCCGCGGACCCGAGCTCGGTGGCCACCGGCGGGGCGGTCGCGGCGATGTTCGTCACGCTCGGCATCGTCTACTTCGCGCTGATGATGTTCGGCGCGTTCCTCGCCCGGGTCCCCGCCGAGGGATGGCGACCGGCCGGCTTCGAGCCTGCGAAGGTGGCCAGGAAGTCGCTCGTGACGACGGCGAACGTCTCGGCGCGCAACGCGGTGAAGACGCCCGCGTTCTGGTGCATCTGGGTGGTGTTGTTCTGCAACGTGACCGCGGGCATCGGCCTGCTCGAGCAGGCGGCACCGATGATCCAGGACTTCTTCAGGGAGAACGGCACGTCGGCCGTCGCGGCCGGTGCGGCCGGCGGGTTCGTCGGGATGCTCTCGATGGCGAACATGGCCGGCCGGTTCATCTGGTCGTCGACGTCCGACATCATCGGCCGCAAGCCGATGTACATGACCTACCTGGGCGTCGGGATCCTGCTCTACCTGGGCGTCGCGCTGCTCGGCAGCACGTCGGTGATCCTGTTCGTCATCTTCGCCATGGGCATGCTGTCGTTCTACGGTGGCGGCTTCGCGACGGTGCCGGCGTACCTGCGCGACCTGTTCGGCACGTACCAGGTCGGCGCGATCCACGGCCGGCTGCTCACCGCGTGGTCCGCCGCAGGCGTGGCCGGGCCGGTGATCGTCAACGCGTTCCTCGACGCCCAGGGTGAACCGGGCACGCTCACCGCGAGCGCGTACCGGCCGGCGCTGTTCACCATGATCGGCATCCTGGTCGTCGGGTTCGTCGCGAACCTGCTCGTGCGGCCGGTCGCGCAGCGGTTCCACGAGCCCGAGGACGTCCGGGTGTCCAGCACGGAGGAGGCGGCATGAAGGCGAAACTGACGATCTCCTGGCTGCTGGTCGGCATCCCGCTCGCCTACGGCGTCTACCAGACCCTGCTCAAGGCGGCCAACCTCTTCACCGGTTAGCGGCTCAGCCGAAGCGGTGGGTGAGCTCGCGCGCCACGGCGGCGTCGCGGACGGAGCCGATGACCGCGTCGGCGGCGGCCTGCACCTCGGGGGCGGCCTCGGCCATGGCCAGGCCCTGGTGTGCCCACCGCAGCATGTCGATGTCGTTGTGGCCGTCGCCGATCGCCGTAGTCCGGTGCGGCGGCACGTCGAGCCAGGACCGCACGTGCTCCAGGCCGGCGGCTTTCGTGACGCCGTCCGGGGTGAGGTCGAGCCACGCGGTCGTGCCGACGGCGTACGTCACGCCGTGCAGGCCGACCCGCGCGAGCACCTCGTGCAGGGACGCCGCGGACCAGCCCGGCCGGCAGACCACGACCCGCGGTGCCGGCCCGTCCAGCAGCTCGTCCAGCGGCTGTACCCGCTGGATGCCGGTGAGCTCGCCCGGCGGGAACGGGGCGCTCACCCGGTAGCCGACGCCGAACTCCTCGACGGCGACGAGCGCGGCCGGCATGTACTGCAGCAGCGTCCGCACGGCGGGGCCGGGCTCGAACGTGGTCATCAGCACCGGCTCGCCAGTGCCGAGATGCACGACGGCCGCGCCGTTGCTGCAGACGGCGTAGCCGTCGAACAGGCCGAGCCGGTCGGCGACCAGCTTGGTGGAGACGACGCAGCGCCCGGTGGCCAGCACCACGTGCATCCGGGCCGCGAGCTTGCTGACCGCCGCACGGACGTCGGGTGCGAGGTGTTCGCCGTCGAGCAGGGTGCCGTCGACGTCCAGCGCGATCAGGTGCCCGTCGCGGCCCGCGGGCGCGACGAGGCCGGCGGTTGGACGGGGTGTGGTGTCTTCGGTGAGTTGCCGAGACGGAAGGTTCACACCCACCACGCTAGACCGCCGGCCGTCCGGCTGACGGACCGACACGGTCGCCGGTGACCGTGGCGCGGCTCACCGTAGCCGCAGGTCGGCGGGGCAACGCGGGTGCTCGGCGAGATAGTCGGTCGTCCAAGTAACTTGGCTCACATGTTGAGATACCTGGCCGGGAGCCGGGACGTCGACCGACGGCGCCCGTAATGTGAAAGTGTCATGCAGCGCCAGGTACTCATCCTTACTTGCCGCGGCGGGATCTGAGACACAACTCCAGGCCAGCACCCGTCGCGGCGTGTTGCGTTGGCCGACAGTCTCGTCCGTCCGAGGAGTATCTGGTGGATTCACTCGCACTCCGCGCCGTCTACTCTGACGAGTTCGTCGTGACCGGTCAGCGCCGTCGAGACGCGGCCAGCCTCCGGAAGGCCGCCGTCACCGACGAAGGTGCGGCCGACGACGACGCAAGGCGCGCCGTCCAGCTCGCGATGGACCGGCGCGACAACGGCGGCAGGAGCTGAGCCGCACGCCGCCCACCGGTCACCACGGTGCCGGTCCGGCGCGAGGGGAGCCGGACCCGGCGCCGCGCACCCCGTCGCCTTTCACCTGCTGAGACCGCCGGGCGCAGGCACCCGCCGGCCCGGTAATGTCGGGCAACATGCCGCGAACCATCAAGCTTGCACTCGTACCCGGCGACGGCATCGGCGCCGAGGTTGTCCCCGAGGCCCAACGGGTCATCGAGGCGGTCCTGCCCGCGGACGTCAAGCTGGACGTCGTCGAGTACGACCTCGGCGCGGGCCGCTACCTGGCATCAGGTGAGACGCTGCCGGACAGTGTGCTCGACGAGCTCCGCCGGACCGACGCGATCCTGCTCGGCGCCGTGGGCGACCCACGGGTACCGCCCGGCGTGCTCGAGCGCGGCCTGCTGCTGACGCTGCGCTTCGAGTTCGAGCACTACGTGAACCTGCGGCCGGTGCGGCTGTACCCCGGCGTGCCGTGCCCGCTGGTCGGTGCGGAGCCGGACGACATCGACATGATCGTCGTGCGGGAGGGCACCGAGGGCCCGTACGTCGGCGGTGGCGGTGTGCTGCGCAAGGGCACGCCGCAGGAGGTGGCGACGCAGGACAGCTACAACACGGCGTTCGGCGTCGAGCGCGTCGTGCGGTACGCGTTCAAGCGGGCGCAGGCCAGGCCGCGCAAGCACCTCACCCTCGTGCACAAGACGAACGTGCTTAGCTACGCAGGCGACCTGTGGAAGCGCACCGTCGACCGGCTGGCGACCGAGTTCTCCGACGTGACCGTCGAGTACCAGCACGTCGACGCCGCTTCGATGTTCTTCGTCTCCGACCCCGAGCGGTTCGACGTGGTCGTCACCGACAACCTGTTCGGCGACATCCTCACCGACCTCGGCGCGGCCATCGCCGGCGGCATCGGGCTCGCGGCGAGCGGCAACGTCAACCCAGAAGGCACCTACCCGAGCATGTTCGAGCCGGTGCACGGCTCGGCGCCCGACATCGCCGGGCAGGGCAAGGCCGACCCGACCGCGACGATCCTCTCCGGCGCCCTGCTGCTGGACCATCTGGGATATCCTGACCTGGCGCAGCGGATCGAGTGGGCCGTGGGGCGGGACATCGCCGAACGCGGCAGCGAGTGGCAGGCCAGATCCACCCAAGAAGTGGGGATGGACATCGCAGAGCTGGCCGCTGCGAACTAACTCCGCTGGCGAGCGACGCACCTCCTCGAGGTGCGCTTCCGGGCGGAGTTAGTAGGGCGTCCTAACAACATCGAGGCGTCCGCTGCTAACGTTCCAGGAAGCTCTGCGTCGAGGAGTTGCGATGAGTACGACAGCGCACGGTCCGATAAACATCGAGTTGAAGCCCACCAGCCGACCGATGCCGGCGGCCGAGCGCGAGGCGGTACTCCAGTCGCCCGGCTTCGGGCAGAACTTCACCGACCACATGGTGGTCGTCGAGTGGGAGGCCGAGCGCGGCTGGCACGACGGTGAGCTGCGCCCGTACGGCCCGTTCCAGCTCGACCCGGCGAACGCCGTGTTGCACTACGCCCAGTCGATCTTCGAGGGCTACAAGGCCTACCGGCAGCCGGACGGCTCGATCTGCACCTTCCGGCCGGATGCCAACGGGCGGCGGATGCAGCGCTCGTCGCACCGGATGGCGCTGCCCGAGCTCCCGGTGGAGACGTTCGTGGCCGCCGGCGACGCGCTGGTCTCGACCGACCGCGACTGGGTGCCCACCGACGAGGGCAAGAGCCTGTACGTGCGGCCGTTCATGTTCGCCAACGAGACCTTCCTCGGGGTGCGGCCGTCGCGGCACGTCACGTTCTGCGTGGTGGCGTCGCCGGCGGGCTCGTACTTCGCCGGCGGCGTGAAGCCGG
This region includes:
- a CDS encoding MFS transporter; this translates as MLSFLDRERTVAGPEYTRWLFPPAALAVHLSIGQVYATSVYKTALVTHFGTSQTAIGVIFSIAIVMLGLSAAVLGTWVDKNGPRKAMFTAGCCWGAGFLIGGLGIATKQLWLVYLGYGFIGGIGLGIGYISPVSTLIKWFPDRPGLATGLAIMGFGGGAMVASPLSGQLMAFFDGNYDPADPSSVATGGAVAAMFVTLGIVYFALMMFGAFLARVPAEGWRPAGFEPAKVARKSLVTTANVSARNAVKTPAFWCIWVVLFCNVTAGIGLLEQAAPMIQDFFRENGTSAVAAGAAGGFVGMLSMANMAGRFIWSSTSDIIGRKPMYMTYLGVGILLYLGVALLGSTSVILFVIFAMGMLSFYGGGFATVPAYLRDLFGTYQVGAIHGRLLTAWSAAGVAGPVIVNAFLDAQGEPGTLTASAYRPALFTMIGILVVGFVANLLVRPVAQRFHEPEDVRVSSTEEAA
- a CDS encoding HAD hydrolase family protein gives rise to the protein MNLPSRQLTEDTTPRPTAGLVAPAGRDGHLIALDVDGTLLDGEHLAPDVRAAVSKLAARMHVVLATGRCVVSTKLVADRLGLFDGYAVCSNGAAVVHLGTGEPVLMTTFEPGPAVRTLLQYMPAALVAVEEFGVGYRVSAPFPPGELTGIQRVQPLDELLDGPAPRVVVCRPGWSAASLHEVLARVGLHGVTYAVGTTAWLDLTPDGVTKAAGLEHVRSWLDVPPHRTTAIGDGHNDIDMLRWAHQGLAMAEAAPEVQAAADAVIGSVRDAAVARELTHRFG
- a CDS encoding 3-isopropylmalate dehydrogenase, with translation MSGNMPRTIKLALVPGDGIGAEVVPEAQRVIEAVLPADVKLDVVEYDLGAGRYLASGETLPDSVLDELRRTDAILLGAVGDPRVPPGVLERGLLLTLRFEFEHYVNLRPVRLYPGVPCPLVGAEPDDIDMIVVREGTEGPYVGGGGVLRKGTPQEVATQDSYNTAFGVERVVRYAFKRAQARPRKHLTLVHKTNVLSYAGDLWKRTVDRLATEFSDVTVEYQHVDAASMFFVSDPERFDVVVTDNLFGDILTDLGAAIAGGIGLAASGNVNPEGTYPSMFEPVHGSAPDIAGQGKADPTATILSGALLLDHLGYPDLAQRIEWAVGRDIAERGSEWQARSTQEVGMDIAELAAAN
- a CDS encoding branched-chain amino acid aminotransferase, with protein sequence MSTTAHGPINIELKPTSRPMPAAEREAVLQSPGFGQNFTDHMVVVEWEAERGWHDGELRPYGPFQLDPANAVLHYAQSIFEGYKAYRQPDGSICTFRPDANGRRMQRSSHRMALPELPVETFVAAGDALVSTDRDWVPTDEGKSLYVRPFMFANETFLGVRPSRHVTFCVVASPAGSYFAGGVKPVSIWVSEEYTRAAPGGTGAAKCAGNYAASLIAQQEAIDNGCEQVVFLDAVEQKWVDELGGMNIFFVLADGSLVTPPTTGTILEGITRDSVIELARADGREVTERPVSIDEWRDGVASGAVAEVFACGTAAVLTPIGRLGWRGGEVDCAPDGEGPVTSHLRQTLIGIQTGAGPDTHGWLHKVC